CTGGAGCGCCCTCGACCCAGCAGGGCTGAAGCTCGGAAAGCGGTTCCGTGCCCGCTGGAGTGCGTTTGTTCGGCGTCACCTGCTTAGCGGCAGCTGACCCGGACCGCGCCGGATCACAATTCGCGTCGCGCCGACGGGCTGCGGACGTTAAACTGTGCGGTCTACCCGACCGGCCCAGCCGGCGCTGCCGAGAACTGCGATGAGCGCCGAAACGCCCGCTACCCCCGATTCCCCCCCCGACACTCCGTTGAACTTCGATGGCCTGGCCCTGCCCGAGACACTGCGGCAGGCCATCAGCGCGCTGGGTTACGAGTCGCCCTCGCCGATCCAGGCCGCCACCATCCCGCCGCTGATGCAGGGCCGCGACGTCATCGGCCAGGCGCAGACCGGCACCGGCAAGACGGCGGCATTCGCGCTGCCAATCCTGGCGCGCATCGATCCTGCGCAGAAGACCCCGCAGGCGTTGGTGCTGGCACCGACCCGCGAACTGGCGATCCAGGTCGCCGAGGCGTTCCAGAGCTACGCCTCGCACATGAAGGGCTTCCACGTGCTGCCGATCTACGGCGGCCAGAGCTACTACCCGCAGCTGCAGGCGCTCAAGCGCGGCGTGCAGGTCATCGTCGGCACGCCGGGTCGCGTCATCGACCACCTGGACCGCGGCTCGCTGGACATCTCCGCGCTGCGATTCCTGGTGCTGGACGAGGCCGACGAGATGCTGCGCATGGGCTTCATCGACGACGTCGAGAAGGTCCTCAAGAAGACGCCGGAAACCCGCCAGGTCGCGCTGTTCTCGGCCACCATGCCGGTGCAGATCCGGCGCATCGCCCAGACCTACCTGAAAGAGCCGGTCGAGATCGCGATCAAGAACAAGACCAGCACGGCCGACAACATCCGTCAGCGTTACTGGGCCGTCAGCGGCGTGCAGAAGCTCGACGCGCTGACCCGGATCCTGGAGGCCGAGCCGTTCGACGCGATGATCGTGTTCGCCCGCACCAAGCTGGGCACCGATGAGCTCGCCTCCAAACTCGCCGCCCGCGGCATTGCCGCCGCGGCCATCAACGGCGACGTTCAGCAGGCGCAGCGCGAGAAGACCATCCAGAACCTCAAGGACGGCAAGATCGACGTGCTGGTCGCGACCGACGTCGCCGCCCGCGGGCTGGACGTGGACCGCATCAGCCACGTGCTCAACTACGACATCCCGTACGACACCGAGAGCTATGTCCACCGCATCGGCCGCACCGGGCGCGCCGGGCGCAAGGGCGAGGCGATCCTGTTCGTAGCCCCGCGCGAGCGCGGCATGCTGCGCGCCATCGAGCGCGCCACGCGCCAGCCGATCCAGCAGATGGAGCTGCCCTCCATCGAGACGGTGAACGAGCAGCGCGTCTCCAAGTTCCTCGACCGCATCACCGACACCCTGGCCGACAACGACCTGGGCCTGTTCCGCGAGCTGATCGAGCGCTACGAGCGCGAGCAGAACGTGCCTGCGGTGGAAATCGCCGCCGCACTGGCCAAGCTGTTCCAGGGCGATCACCCGCTGCTGTTGGCGCCTCCACCGCCGCGGGCCAAATACGAGCCGCGCCCGGACCCGCGTGGAGCCAGCCCGCGCGACGTCGGTCACCGCGGCCAGCCGCCGCGGCCGCCCCGCCAGCAGCGTCCCGAGCGCGACGTCGCACCGCGGAGCTTCGACGAGCGCCACTCCGCGCCGGCGTCGCAGCATCCGCGTACGTTCGAGGAGGGCCGCCCCAAGCCGCCACGCTCAGCCCCGCAGCCACCCGCGCGCCCGAGTGGCGCCAACGCCGCAGAAGCCATGTTCGACGACGCCGCACCGGCAGCGCCGTCGCAGCCGGCACGCAGCGCGCCTTCGGCGCCGCCGCAGCGCAACGCACCGCGCACCGACGAGATCGGCATGGAGACGTTCCGCATCGAAGTCGGGCATGAGCACGGCGTGCAGCCGGGCAACATCGTCGGCGCGATCGCGAACGAGGCCGACCTGGAAAGCCGCTACATCGGCCGGATCGACATTCGCGACGACTACAGCCTGGTCGACCTGCCCGAAGGCATGCCGCACGAGTTGATGGAACACCTCAAGCGGGTCTATGTGGCCGGCCAGGCCTTGCGCATCCGCCACGCGGACGAGCGCGACAACACCGGCGGGCGCGCCGCCCGACCCAACTCGCCGCGTCCGCCGCAGGCCCGACCGTCCGGCCCACGTGGACCGCATGCCGGCAAGCCAGCCGGTGGCAAACCGGGCAATTTCGCGCCGCGCAAGCCGTTCAAGCCGCGCTGATCGGCTTCGGGAGTTCCAGGGCCAGCGCGCTCCGGAACTCCCGCGCATCCCCGGTCAGCGGGTCCATGAACGCCAGCGACCGCGCCAGCAGCTTGAGCGGGAACGAGTACCTGTCGGCTGCCTGCTCCTGCAGGTCCGGATAGAAGGCGTCGTTGATGATCGGCGCGCCCAGCGTCGCCATGTGCACCCGTAACTGGTGCTTTTTGCCGGTGACCGGTTCAAGCGCGTAGCGCCAGACGTCGCCATCGCGGTCGAGCACGTCGATCCGGCTTTCGCTGTTGGCCTCGCCGGGTACTTCGCGCATGCGGAAGAACGGCTCGCCGCGCTCCAGGCGGCTGCGGCGGACCAGGGGAAACCGGGTGTTGGGTAGCGCCGGCGCCAGCGCCTCGTAGTGTTTGCGGATTGCCCGGTCCCGAAACAGCCCCTGATAGGCGTCCCGGGTCGCCGGATTGACTGAGAACATCACCAGCCCGGCGGTACCCCGATCGATGCGGTGCAACGGGACGATATCCGCGTTTTTCAGGGTTTGCTGCAGCCGGAACAGCAGGCTCTCGCGCACGTACGCGCCCGCTGGCATCACCGGCAGGAAGTGCGGCTTGTCCACCACCAGCAGGTCGGCATCTTCATGCAGGACCTGTTCGGTGAACGGTATGGCCAGCTCGTCCACCACCTCGCGGTAGTAGTACAGCGTCATCCCTGCGGTGACCCTTGCGTGCGCGGCAAGCGGGAGCCCCGCGTCATCCAGCACCCGGCCCTGCGCGAACCGGCTGCGCCACGTAGCCTCATCAATCCGGGGAAACCGTGCACGCAACGCGTCGACCGCGGACGAGGACGATCCCTCCGGCAGCTGCACACGGCTGGCGGGTACGCCATCGATTGGGGCGGGTCGGGGTTTCATCCCGCAAGCGTACGGGAGGCCGGGCGGCGGGACAGACCACGCCGCAAGAAGTTCCCACCATCACCTCGCCTTCACGCGGCATTGCCGCGCTTGGCCTAGCTTGGTCGTTGCGGGGCCATTCATCCATGGACGGGCCGCGGGCCTTGCGACTCATGCGGCGCGCCACGAACCCGGGAGGAATGACATGTCCAGGAGCGCATCCCTTGTCATCGTCGCTTTGACTGTTTTCGCATTCGCGGCCTGCACGCGCGCGCCCATGCCGCCGGACCGCACGACTACAGCCAGTACCGCGGACACCACCGTGGCCCCGGGGGAAACCGTTGCCCAGCTGATTGCATTTGACCAACAGGCCGTGGCGATGGCCGAGCAGGCACGGCAGCACGAGCAGCTGGACCAAGGGGTGGCCGACCTGGCCGAGCAGATTTCCATGCACCACCGGCGGAATATGACCCAGACCCGCGCCCTGGGGGACGCCGAAGCTCTGGACGTGAACGACACGCCCGCCGTCCGCAACCAGCGCGTTGAGGAGGAAAAGCGCCTCAAGGCCTTGGCCGAACTCGACCCGGACGCTTACCAGCGCGGATATCTGGATGCGGTCATCGAGACCCACGAGCAAGCCCTGGAGTGGATCGGTGAGCGCCTGGAGGCAACAGACAACGACGCGATCCGCAAGCATCTTGAACGCACCCGCGACAACTACGATGAACACATGAAAGCGGCGATGGCCTTGCGAGACAAGTGAGCCGGCTGCGCCGGCGCAGCGGCCGCGGATCCAGTCCGCCAATCGTGTAGTCGCGTTGCGGCTCGCCGGTTGCCGGGTGGACGTCTATCCTGTGCGTCCGGTTCCTGGGCCCCACGATTGATGTCCACCACTCCGACGCACTCCCCTGGGGCCTCTCCCACGCCCGATGCCGCCCCCACCTCGCTCCTGCCAGGCCTGGCGCTGGCGACGGTGGTCGCCCTGGTGGCGTTGCTGCTCGGCCGCTGGCTGCCGTTGGTGGGCGGGCCCGTATTCGGGATCGTGCTCGGCGTGCTCATCCGCAACACGGCCGCTCCTCCGGATACGTGCCAGCCGGGCATCCGCTTCGCCGGCAAGAAGATCCTGCAATGGTCGATCATCGCGCTCGGGTTCGGCCTCAGCCTGACCCAGGTGGCAAGGACGGGGATGGAGTCGCTCACCATCACCGCCGTGACGATCGTTGCGGCGTTCACGTCGGCCCTGGTGTTGGGCAAGCTGCTCAACATCCCGTCGAAACTGAAGCTGCTGATCGGCGCGGGAACCGCGATCTGCGGCGGCTCCGCCATTGCCGCCGTCACGCCGATCATCAAGGCCGACGAGCACGACACCGCCTTCGCGATCTCCACGATCTTTCTTTTCAACCTGGTGGCGGTGCTGGTGTTCCCGGCGCTGGGCCACCTGATGGACCTCAGCCAGCAGGGATTCGGCCTGTGGGCCGGCACCGCGATCAACGACACCTCATCGGTCGTGGCCGCCGGCTACAGCTATGGCAAGGAGGCCGGCGACCACGCGACCATCGTCAAGCTCACCCGGGCGACTCTTATCATCCCGATGTGCCTGATCCTGGCCGCGATCGAGGCGTGGAAACACAAGAAAAGTGGCGCCAGCGATTTCCGGCTGTCGGCCATCGTCCCGTGGTTCATCCTGTGGTTCGTGGTCGCCTCTGCCGCGCGCACGCTCGGGCTGATCCCCGAAGCGGTGCAGCCTGCCATCCATGTCGCCGCCAATTTCCTGATCATCATGGCGCTGACCGCCATCGGCCTGTCGGCCGACCTGCGGCGGATGGCGGGCACCGGCTTCAAGCCGATCGCGCTGGGGCTGGGCGTGTGGATCGCGGTGGCGGTTTCCAGCTTGGCGGTCCAGTTCGCCACCGGACAGGTTTAAACCGGCACCGCGAGGCCGCACCGCATAGAATGGCGGGCTACCTTCCGCGAGTCCGTCATGGCAGCCAATTCCACCGTCGTCAAAGCCGAGCTGCAGATCAGCGACATGGACCGGCATTACTACGCCACCCATACGCTGACGCTGGCCCAGCATCCGTCCGAAACCGATGCGCGCCTGATGGTGCGCCTGCTCGCCTTCGCACTGTATGCCGACGAGCGGCTGGAGTTCGGCCGCGGGATCAGCAACGAGGATGAGCCGGATCTATGGCAGCGCGATTACGTCGGCGACATCGGCCTGTGGATCGACCTGGGCCATCCCGACGAGTCGCGGATCAAGAAGTCCTGCGCCAAGGCCGAACAGGTCGTGGTGGTGAACTACGGCGGCAACGCCTCGGATATCTGGTGGGACAAGATCGCCAGTTCCGTGTCGCGCCTGAAGAACCTCACCGTTCTCGACATCCCCAGCCACGTGGTCGATGCGTTGCCGGCGATCGGCGAGCGCGGCATGCGTCTGAACGTGCTGATCCAGGACGGCGAACTGCAGCTGATGGGCGATCGCGGCAGCACATCGCTGCGCCCCACCGTGCGCATGGCGCCCAGCACCGACTGAACCGGTGGCGGCGCCTGATTCCAGTGGTCCTGCGGGCGTCCGCGAAGTAGACGTGATCGTGGTCGGCGGCGGCGCGGCCGGCCTGATGTGCGCGATCACCGCCGGCCGGCGTGGCAAGCGCGTCGTGGTGGTCGAGCATGCCAACCGGGTCGGCAAGAAGATCCTGATGTCAGGCGGCGGTCGCTGCAATTTCACCAATACCGGTACCAGTCCGGCCAACTTTCTGTCGGCCAACCCGCACTTCTGCAAGTCCGCCCTCGCCCGCTATACGCCGTGGCATTTCCTCGACATGGTCGACAGCCATCGCGTCGCCTGGCACGAGAAGGAGCTCGGCCAGCTGTTCTGCGACGAGTCCTCCAAGCTGATCGTGAAGATGCTGCTGGACGAGTGCAGCGCGGCGGGCGTGCAGGTGCAGACGGGTTGCAGCGTCCGCAAAATCGAGCGACTCCGCGCGCCCGACGACGTCCCGGAGAGTGCGCACGACGGGTTCGTGGTCGACACGAGCCTGACTCAATTCCGCGCGCCGGCGCTGGTGGTCGCCAGTGGCGGACTGTCCATTCCCAGCATGGGTGCCAGCGGTTTCGGCTACGAAGTGGCCAAGCAGTTCGGCCACGCCGTCCTTCCACTGCGCGCCGGCCTCGTTCCGCTGACCCTCAGCGGCAAGCACCAGGAGCGCCTGGCCGATCTGAGCGGCGTCTCGCTGCGTGTTACCGCCACCGCCGGCGGTCAGTCCTTCAGCAATTTCCTGCTGGTCACGCACCGTGGCATCAGTGGCCCGGCGATCCTCCAGGTCTCGTCGTACTGGCAGCCCTGCGAGGACCTGCAGCTCGACCTGCTGCCCGATACCGATGCTCTGACCACCCTGCAGCACATGCAGCGCGCGCGGCCCGCGGCCGAGTTGAAAACGTTGCTGGCCGAGCTCTTTCCCAAGCGTTTTGCCCAGCGCCTGTGCGAGACGTGGCTGGGCCATCTGCAGCCCGCCCGGCCCATACGCCAGTTCAACCCTCCGGAGCTGCAGGAAGTGGCCGCCGTGCTGCACCGTTTGCCGCTGGTGGCCAGCGGCACGGAGGGCTACCGCACCGCCGAGGTGACCCTGGGCGGCGTCGATACCCATGGTGTGTCATCGACTACGATGGAGTCCCGCCACGTGCCGGGGCTGTATTTCATCGGCGAGGTGCTGGACGTGACCGGCTGGCTGGGCGGCTACAACTTCCAGTGGGCGTGGGCGTCGGGCCACGCCGCCGGCAGCGCGGTCTAGAGCTCGAAGCGCTCGTTCTCCGACAGGCTGGCCGGATCGTTGGTGACTGCCGTCAGGGCGATGTAGAGCGCCTTGCCAAAAATGCTGCCCGGACCGTCCCAGTATTCGGCGCTGTCCACTTCGACCCGGATCAGGCACAGGTCGGGATCGTCCTTGCCGCCCGGGAAAAACAGCTTCATCGCTGGCGACCACAACTCCTCGATCTTGGCCCGGTCGCTCACAATCGACGCGCGCCCCGCCACGGACAGATAGCTGTTCTTGCTGGTGGACGCGTAGGAGACGTTGACCTGCGGATTGGCGGTGATCTCGGCAACCTTGTCGCTGTTCCGGCCGGTGGCAAACCAGAGGTCCCCATCGAACTCGACCTCCTGCGTGCCCAGCGGTCGACTGACCAGGCGGCCGTCGCGGGCGATGGTGGTCATCATCGCCACGTCCACGTCGTGGATCAGTTCGGCCAGGTGCTTGATGTGGGCGGCGCGGTCAATGCTGGGTGTGCTCATGGAAGACTCCGGAGGCCGCTCAAGCGGCGGCAAGGCAGCCATCCAATCGCATGTGGCGAAAAGACCCGGTGAATGGTGGTGCCCGGCAACAACGCCGCGCGACCAGTCAAGCCGAAGTCAGTACTCCTCGGCCGCCGCCTCGCGTCCCTGCTGGCGGATCAGCGCTTCCTCGCGCGCGTCACGGATGGCCAGCTGGATGCTGTCCAGGTCCGCGCTGGACTCGTCGAACGCGAACTCGCCGGTGAGCACGCTGTCGGGCCGCAGCTCGCCCTTCTCGTACAACGCCCACATCTCTTCGGCGTAGTGGGTCGACAACAGTTCCGGTGCAATCCGTCCAAGGCTGAGGGTGAGGTTGTTGACGTCACGCTGAAGCATCTTGCGCGCGGCGTTGTTGCCCGATGCGCTGACCACCTGCGGAAAATCGATCACTACCGGACCGTCCGGCCCGACCAGCACGTTGTACTCGGACAGATCGCCGTGGATCAGGTCGATGCACAGCATCAGCACGACCTGGCGCACCAGGAAGGCGTGGTATTCGCGGGCCTGCGCGGCGGTCAGCTCGACCTCGCCCAGGCGCGCGGCGGAATGGCCCTCGGCGTCGGTGACCAGCTCCATCACCAGCACGCCGTTGTAATAGCCGCGCGGTGCAGGAACCCGCACCCCGGCATCGGCCAGGCGATACAGCGCGTCGACCTCGGTGTTCTTCCAGGCGGCCTCCTGCTCCTTGCGGCCGAACTTGCTCGCCTTGGTGATCGCGCGCTGCTCGCGGCTGCCGCGGACCTTGCGTCCTTCCTGGTACTGCACGCGCTGCTGGAAGCTGCGCTGGGCCATGTCCTTGTAGACCTTGGCGCACAGGATCTCGTCACCGGAACGGACCACGTAAACGTCTGCTTCCTTGCCGCTCTTGAGCGGGCGCAGCACTTCATCGATCACGCCTTCATCGATCAACGGCTGCAAGCCGGCGGGGGTCTTCATGTTTGACGTTCGGCCTTGGACGGCCGGCCAGTATGGTCGATTGGCCGCGATCTGGCCCGGATCGCGCTGAACGCGTCCCCGATGGGCGGTATCGTTGGCCTCCCGAAGCCGCCAGCGAAGCCGTTACCTTGAAGTCCTTTTCGACCCGCAAACCCGCGCGCGCCGCATCCACTTTTCTGCTGGCTCTCGCCCTCGCCGGCACCATGCTGGCCGGATGCTCGCCATCCACTCCGCCTGCGCCGCCCAACGGCAGCGTGGCCGAACTGCAGCGCATCGATCTGGTCGACGGCACCGGCGCGGTGGCGGCCGCGGGCGATGAGGTCAGCGTCCACTACACCGGCTGGGTGTACGACCAGGACGCGCCGGAAAACCGAGGCGCGCAATTCGACAGCTCGCGCGAGCGCGGCACGCCGATCGAGTTCGTGCTGGGCGCCGGCCGGGTGATCCGCGGCTGGGATGACGGCGTCGCCGGCATGCGGGTCGGCGGCAAGCGCGTGCTGCTGATACCCGCCGCGCTGGGCTACGGGAGCCGGGGCGCCGGCGGCGTGATTCCGCCGGACGCCTCGCTGGTGTTCGAGGTCGAACTGATGGACGTCAGCAAGAAGCACTGAGCCGGCGCCCGGCCGCGGATCGAGCGTCAGTTCTTCGCCATCGCTTCGGCGGCAATCTCGAACGAGCGCACCCTCGCCGCGTGGTCGAAGATGTTCGCGGTGAGCAGCAGCTCATCGGGCCG
The genomic region above belongs to Lysobacter avium and contains:
- a CDS encoding DEAD/DEAH box helicase; the protein is MSAETPATPDSPPDTPLNFDGLALPETLRQAISALGYESPSPIQAATIPPLMQGRDVIGQAQTGTGKTAAFALPILARIDPAQKTPQALVLAPTRELAIQVAEAFQSYASHMKGFHVLPIYGGQSYYPQLQALKRGVQVIVGTPGRVIDHLDRGSLDISALRFLVLDEADEMLRMGFIDDVEKVLKKTPETRQVALFSATMPVQIRRIAQTYLKEPVEIAIKNKTSTADNIRQRYWAVSGVQKLDALTRILEAEPFDAMIVFARTKLGTDELASKLAARGIAAAAINGDVQQAQREKTIQNLKDGKIDVLVATDVAARGLDVDRISHVLNYDIPYDTESYVHRIGRTGRAGRKGEAILFVAPRERGMLRAIERATRQPIQQMELPSIETVNEQRVSKFLDRITDTLADNDLGLFRELIERYEREQNVPAVEIAAALAKLFQGDHPLLLAPPPPRAKYEPRPDPRGASPRDVGHRGQPPRPPRQQRPERDVAPRSFDERHSAPASQHPRTFEEGRPKPPRSAPQPPARPSGANAAEAMFDDAAPAAPSQPARSAPSAPPQRNAPRTDEIGMETFRIEVGHEHGVQPGNIVGAIANEADLESRYIGRIDIRDDYSLVDLPEGMPHELMEHLKRVYVAGQALRIRHADERDNTGGRAARPNSPRPPQARPSGPRGPHAGKPAGGKPGNFAPRKPFKPR
- a CDS encoding YaeQ family protein is translated as MAANSTVVKAELQISDMDRHYYATHTLTLAQHPSETDARLMVRLLAFALYADERLEFGRGISNEDEPDLWQRDYVGDIGLWIDLGHPDESRIKKSCAKAEQVVVVNYGGNASDIWWDKIASSVSRLKNLTVLDIPSHVVDALPAIGERGMRLNVLIQDGELQLMGDRGSTSLRPTVRMAPSTD
- a CDS encoding BaiN/RdsA family NAD(P)/FAD-dependent oxidoreductase, encoding MCAITAGRRGKRVVVVEHANRVGKKILMSGGGRCNFTNTGTSPANFLSANPHFCKSALARYTPWHFLDMVDSHRVAWHEKELGQLFCDESSKLIVKMLLDECSAAGVQVQTGCSVRKIERLRAPDDVPESAHDGFVVDTSLTQFRAPALVVASGGLSIPSMGASGFGYEVAKQFGHAVLPLRAGLVPLTLSGKHQERLADLSGVSLRVTATAGGQSFSNFLLVTHRGISGPAILQVSSYWQPCEDLQLDLLPDTDALTTLQHMQRARPAAELKTLLAELFPKRFAQRLCETWLGHLQPARPIRQFNPPELQEVAAVLHRLPLVASGTEGYRTAEVTLGGVDTHGVSSTTMESRHVPGLYFIGEVLDVTGWLGGYNFQWAWASGHAAGSAV
- a CDS encoding PA4780 family RIO1-like protein kinase — protein: MKTPAGLQPLIDEGVIDEVLRPLKSGKEADVYVVRSGDEILCAKVYKDMAQRSFQQRVQYQEGRKVRGSREQRAITKASKFGRKEQEAAWKNTEVDALYRLADAGVRVPAPRGYYNGVLVMELVTDAEGHSAARLGEVELTAAQAREYHAFLVRQVVLMLCIDLIHGDLSEYNVLVGPDGPVVIDFPQVVSASGNNAARKMLQRDVNNLTLSLGRIAPELLSTHYAEEMWALYEKGELRPDSVLTGEFAFDESSADLDSIQLAIRDAREEALIRQQGREAAAEEY
- a CDS encoding YeiH family protein yields the protein MSTTPTHSPGASPTPDAAPTSLLPGLALATVVALVALLLGRWLPLVGGPVFGIVLGVLIRNTAAPPDTCQPGIRFAGKKILQWSIIALGFGLSLTQVARTGMESLTITAVTIVAAFTSALVLGKLLNIPSKLKLLIGAGTAICGGSAIAAVTPIIKADEHDTAFAISTIFLFNLVAVLVFPALGHLMDLSQQGFGLWAGTAINDTSSVVAAGYSYGKEAGDHATIVKLTRATLIIPMCLILAAIEAWKHKKSGASDFRLSAIVPWFILWFVVASAARTLGLIPEAVQPAIHVAANFLIIMALTAIGLSADLRRMAGTGFKPIALGLGVWIAVAVSSLAVQFATGQV
- a CDS encoding FKBP-type peptidyl-prolyl cis-trans isomerase — encoded protein: MLAGCSPSTPPAPPNGSVAELQRIDLVDGTGAVAAAGDEVSVHYTGWVYDQDAPENRGAQFDSSRERGTPIEFVLGAGRVIRGWDDGVAGMRVGGKRVLLIPAALGYGSRGAGGVIPPDASLVFEVELMDVSKKH
- a CDS encoding pseudouridine synthase, producing MKPRPAPIDGVPASRVQLPEGSSSSAVDALRARFPRIDEATWRSRFAQGRVLDDAGLPLAAHARVTAGMTLYYYREVVDELAIPFTEQVLHEDADLLVVDKPHFLPVMPAGAYVRESLLFRLQQTLKNADIVPLHRIDRGTAGLVMFSVNPATRDAYQGLFRDRAIRKHYEALAPALPNTRFPLVRRSRLERGEPFFRMREVPGEANSESRIDVLDRDGDVWRYALEPVTGKKHQLRVHMATLGAPIINDAFYPDLQEQAADRYSFPLKLLARSLAFMDPLTGDAREFRSALALELPKPISAA
- a CDS encoding DUF4142 domain-containing protein, coding for MSRSASLVIVALTVFAFAACTRAPMPPDRTTTASTADTTVAPGETVAQLIAFDQQAVAMAEQARQHEQLDQGVADLAEQISMHHRRNMTQTRALGDAEALDVNDTPAVRNQRVEEEKRLKALAELDPDAYQRGYLDAVIETHEQALEWIGERLEATDNDAIRKHLERTRDNYDEHMKAAMALRDK
- a CDS encoding pyridoxamine 5'-phosphate oxidase family protein → MSTPSIDRAAHIKHLAELIHDVDVAMMTTIARDGRLVSRPLGTQEVEFDGDLWFATGRNSDKVAEITANPQVNVSYASTSKNSYLSVAGRASIVSDRAKIEELWSPAMKLFFPGGKDDPDLCLIRVEVDSAEYWDGPGSIFGKALYIALTAVTNDPASLSENERFEL